In Sesamum indicum cultivar Zhongzhi No. 13 linkage group LG8, S_indicum_v1.0, whole genome shotgun sequence, the sequence AGATATTCTCGAGTGTGAGAGAAAAAGGGAGGGGGGCTCTCTGTGAGGGGTACCTCTCTTATCTATAAAGGAGGATTCCCTTGTTTTAGGAGTCTTGTTGAGGGGGATCCAGATAGCCAATGAGAGAGGCAGGGTTCGTGGCTAAGTTTCCTCCTTATCCGTTTCCTAAGCAGTAAGTTTTCGAATGAAGAGGAACTCCTTCGTGCAGACTCCTAGTTTGGTTAGGAGTCCTTTTAAGATGAAGAGTACAACTTCTTGAGGGCACCAACATTTTTTCGAGCTAGCTTTGAGGGCTTTCGTACTAGGCTGATTTCTTGGGCCAAGGGCCCCCCTTTGGGCAGACCCTAGCGGGTATCTCCCTTAGGTCAAACCAAATCGTAAGGTGCCCCCTCCTTGGATCAAGCCTATCGACCTAAGCGGGCTGACCCTTTCTTGGGCTGGCGGGCATGTGTCTGGGCCTAGCGTCTTGGGCCAATCCATTTTGGGCCATGCTCATCATTCTCTATTTCATTAATCATTATGtgtatgattatatttatttattttaattaagaaaagttttttttatatgttagttagaataaaaaataaaaacgaatttggaataaaaatattttgagatttaacaaaaaagaaacaaacggAAAAGCTATAAAGTCGCTAAAATCCAAAAGGAAGAAATCTTGTTGACAGTTATGATGAAGCTCTTCTTCAAACGCAATTACACATCTCTCTCACAAACACATTGCAAACACTATCACTCCACAGCATCCCAGATCATTCAGCTCTGCAGAGCAGGCTCAGTCTCCGACGCCATCTTGCTCCTCAGCTCCATAAACTCCACACGAAATGCCGTTTCGAAGCCAATTATATATGCCACCGTTGTGCATGCCTGCACGAAATCACTTCACTTCACCGTCGGCCTCCAGCTCCACTGTCACCTCGTTAAGTCCGGCCTGGAAACCGACCGTTTCGTGGGCAACAGCCTTTTAGCGCTGTACTTCAAGCTGGGCTCAGATTTTAATGACACTCGGAAATTGTTTGACGGGTTGCGTTATAAGGATGTAGTTTCTTGGAGCTCGATAATATCTGGGTACATTCGGGTGGGAAGACCCCGGAACGCGATTGAATTGTATCTTGAGATGTTGGGATTTGACATTGAGCCGAATGCGTTTACTTTGTCTGCGGTGATCAAGGCGTGTTCGGAGGTTGGGGAGTTCAAAATAGGGAAATGCTTACATGGAGTTGTCGTGAGATGTGGATTTGAGTCTAATGAGGTGATTGTGGCTGCTCTGATTGATATGTACGGGAGGAGTAGTGCGCCGAGCGAATGCCGCCAGCTGTTCGATGAGATGCTTGAACCAGATGCTGTTTGCTGTACCTCTGTGATTTCTGCGCTCACGAGGTGTGATTTGTACCGGCATGCTCTTGGGATGTTCTATTTGATGTGTAGGAAGCATGGGTTTTTCCCGGATTGGTTCACATTTGGGAGTGCTTTGACGGCTTTGGGAAATTTAGAAAGGTTGAAGCAAGGAAAAGAAGTGCACGCTCAGGTAGTTACTGGGGGGTTTCATGGGAATGTGTTCGTTGATAGTAGTTTAGTGGATATGTACGCCAAGTTTGGAATGGTAGAGGAGTCGCAACGTGTTTTTGATAGAATGGAGAGGAAGAACTCAGTTTCATGGTGTGCTTTGCTTGGTGGCTATTGTCGGAAGGGTGAATTTCAAGTGGTTATTGAGTTATTCAGAAATATTGAGAAGGACCTTTACAGTTTTGGGACTGTTCTACGGGCCTGTGCTGGTTTGGCTGCAGAGAAACTTGGAAAGGAGGTACACTGCCAATACTTGAAGAGAGGTAGTTGGAGGGATGTTGTGGTGGAATCAGCCTTGGTTGATTTATATGCCAAATGTGGCTGTGTTGATTTCGCTTACAGGATTTTCTTGAAGATGCCTGTTAAAAACTTGATTACTTGGAACTCAATGATTGGTGGATTTGCTCAGAATGGAAGAGGCAGAGAAGCTGTTAGGATTTTCGATCAGATGATTCAAGAGAGAGTTAAACCTGactatataagttttattgaaGTTCTCTTTGCTTGTAGCCACAGTGGTTTGGTTGACCAGGGGCGAAAGTACTTCATCTCGATGTACAATGACTATGGATTAAAAGCTGGAAGTGAACATTACAGTTGTATGGTTGATCTTCTAGGTCGGGCTGGCAAGATAGAAGAAGCTGAAGACTTGATTGTCAAATCAGAATTCAGAAATAATCCTTCTCTTTGGGCTGCTCTGCTTGGTGCTTGTGCCACCACTACCAATCCTACTGTTGCTGAACGCATTGCTAAGAAAATGATAGAACTGAAACCTGATTATCACTTAAGTTATGTACTTCTAGCTAACGTGTATAGAGCAGTTGGACGGTGGAAAGATTCTCATAAAATTTGGAACCAAATGCAGAAGAGAGGGGTGAAAAAGCTGCCTGGAAAGAGCTGGATTGATAATAGCAACTTGAACCTTTGCTTTGTGTGAATTCTCCAGATACTCCTACAGAGATGTATGAATGGTGAGTAAAcaatttgctaaatttatatttttctattgcttTCTATATTATGATAGTAGCCTTAggcttttgtttttatttttctcatgtAACTGAATTCTTTTAGAGAGAGCCAGGCATATCGATTGAGGAATAGCAGTGCTATGATCTACAATGGAGATAAGGCATAGCATACCTGTTGTCTCTTGTTGCTGCTATTGAATCTGCCAGGACATTTTTTCCCTGCGGCCGCCAAATTAATACAAGtgttaaacaaaattcttctCTTTTGCTCTTCAATTACAGGTATGCCGAGATGCTAGTGTGATTCTTAAGCGGGTCAAATACATGCCTTAAAAATGATCTTATTTGTGTTATACTTTTCTCACTAACCTGGAGAAACGAAGGTGTTATACaggtttttgtttattaactTTAAACATGTTATCTACCTTTGTTGCTTGCTCTTTTTCTTAGTTCCTTTTCCATGTGTACGAAGGGGAGATAAAGAGATTCCGTTTTCATCACAGAAGAAGCTTGTTAAATGTGAGGAAAAGATCCCTGCTGCTCTTTGCTTATGATTTATCattttgagtttgattttttggCAGATTTTTCCTAATGTTCTGGTTGGTTTCTCCCCCTCTCAACATTTGTTACTTCCATGATTGGCAAGCTTGTCTTCAGTTTGACTGATATAAGGTCGTAGACAGTAACGTACGTGACAATTGACACCTGGAAGTCTTTACTCTACAGTAGAATGTTGTTGAAAAACATTTCTCTGTGGACTACGTCTTTGGAAAAGGATCAAAGCTCGCTGAAATTTTCTCTAGATAAGATGATTTAGTCAGATTGAtgcatgcattttttatttacattactCAGCTGCAATTCAGTTAGCTGCTCTTAAGTTATAATAACGATCTGCTCATGACATTCGCACTGAGTTGGGATCACCTGATCTGCTCATGACATTCGCACTGAGTTGGGAACACCTGTTTTATGTATGCGCTTTCTAGATATATGATCTATCAATATTCACAGCACTCAAATGGCACATTTGCCATGCAACGGGTCAGTGTAGGCGTCAGTTTATTGATCTTGATTATCTTATCTTTACATACTGTAGAACTAATATCTTTCAACAAGTTCAGAGATATCAAACTTTAACTAATAATGATTTCAACTGTGATTCCAGAGTTACAGATGCTCTGCTGAAGAGTCAGCTGGTCTGGAAGTGCCTTCGTAGCCATGGCTGGGTAGCTCACAACGAATCTGCAAACGCCAAGGACTGGCCTTCCAATCGGAATGCAGATCCTCGTCAGTATTACTAATTTCTTATTGAATATTCTTCTCCCTCTGATATATATTGTCTTTCTTCTATGAACTTCAATTTGGGGTTTGCAAATTCTAGCTTTTTCTTACCTTGTTGCCGATCTTGTCGGTGTACTATCTGGGAATAAGGGATTGTAATCTTTGGTTCCACTCCTGTGCAGATGCAAAAGAATGTCCTGTAGAATAAATCTCCAACTTGGTTGGCAACTTTGCTTGTTTGGATCCAGGATCAAGAAAAAGCTTGGAATACATAATTCTGTGGAAAATTTGTTGTATCAGAAAAATGTTCTGTGATTGTCCCACCTGAAATATGGGAGAGCCTttgaaaagtaatttttagtttttggcTCTGAAAAAGTGCTTTTGTGATGTTTGAGTTATCAACTTCTGTTGGCTGGCACCTGGCAGACTCACTCATGCTGCAGGATGCTTTATTATTTGGTTCTCCTTGTTGATATCAAGATATTGGTAATGTTATGAAGGAGAACAACTGCCTGCATTTGccatatttatcatatatggAAATATGTTGCTGGATAGACCCCTTCTGTGGCAAATTCTTTATGGTGATGGCATGGAGAAAATGTGAATTGAGCAGGTTTGTTGTGTTGTGTTAATTGTGCTTCAGAACctttacttttatttgttgtttctttcttcactTTCTTATATTTGTAGCTCTTTTGAAACTCCCACtagtttgttatttatatCTGGGGTGTAAACAACGAGCAGAGCCGAACAAGTACTGTTTAAACttcatttaagtttttttattgagCTAGAAATTGCATTTGACTCTTTATTGAACAAGATTTGGGAAATTTTCTAGCCATTCCCCAATTtagcttttatttatttttcacttttttcacGAAAGTGTTTACAAAACCTAGCTACATATGTtgcattttcacattttcatttaaatctcTGGAAGATTTCATCCTATTCCACATTTGACCAGAAACAAGAGCAGATTATTGAAAGTTggttaatttttaagaaaataagcGTGTATTTATCTACTCGATGAATGATGAAAGCAATTCAAAATGGAGTTGTTTCAGACAGTACATATATTTCCAGGATCTGGAATACCAAACTTCATGATTTACATGTACCACTAATTTTAAAGTAAGCATAGGGAAAAGGAGAATAAAACTCAGAATTTAGATCACTTACCTTGAGTTCAATCTTTTGACAGCTCAATCCTGCCAAAAACTTGTCACTTTATCGTCCTAAGGAGATTCATCATCAGAGGCCATGTCATCATTAAGTTTGAAACATGGATTTCTGTTTTATCATATTGTTATGGTAACTTTAGAAATTTCCATTAAGCTGTCATGATTATCCTTGGTTTGACCTGGCCTTAGTACCTGAACTTTTGTGTTTTCATCCTTTCCATGATCCAATTTCCTCCTCTCCCTCCAATCTCCATCATTCATGTCTCCTGTCCAACATATGCTCAAGTTTGTGGCCCAACCAAAGCACTGAAAGAAACAACATTGTAATGAATCTCATCCAATTACTTCTTTGTTGTCACAAATGAAATGAGTTCGAAGTGGTTCTGCACCTGCCCTGCTTTGTGGAGAACAGTCTGTTGCAGCATTCAGATTTCACATGGAGTCATCTTTTTATATCACTGACCCAAAAAGGTGAGATGGAAGATGAGCTTATAATCTGAAAGAGGTGGCTACCTTGAGAGTTGAACACCACAGGATATGGGAATGGAACACTAGCATTAGAACTTGAATGAAAAACAATGAATAGCAAGATTCCTGAATTTACAagcttttttcttgtttctttatttatcaaaCCAAGATCCTTTTTTACCTCATGAATTTACATCTAGAGGTCCAGCACATGAAAATTAATAGGATACACAACAAACACAAATGATTGCAAATTTGTTGTCTTTACTGTTACGAAATTGTTTGCTTTTCTTGTCAATCTACAGTATTCTCtttgtttattaaaatcaGTTGGAGAGACTTAATATTTGCATAAGAATCTTCTACAATGTCACAATAACGTGAACTTCTTTCTCAATGTACAGTAGTCTGTATTTGCTGAAGACCGACGAACCTTCACCCGTAATGTGATTTTGCACTTCGAGTTACTTCTATGCCTACATGATGGTTATTCATTGAGGTAGAGAGGTTTCATCAGGATCTTCAGTTTCAGAATCTGTAAACTGTTGTGCTTCAGAAGCAAATTTCATCTCTTGACTGACCAATTCAGCAAGTTCATGCCTGTTCGCATTCTTATAAGCTTCAATGACAGCCTTATACAATGATTCATTTGGCTCAACTGCTCCATATTTTAATTGGCTGTGTATGCGCTTCACCCCTTCAACCATGCCAGCCTTTCCATAACAATTTACAAGATTGATTAAGGTAACAATATCAGGCTCAAGCCCTTCATCTTGCATTTTCATGAACATGTTCAACGCCTCATCAATCTTGCCATAAGCTACGTAAGCGCGAATTGCAGCATTATAAGCAAAGGAACTAAACCCTACATCTTCCTTTCTGAAGGTTCCACAAGATTCAAGGGCATATGCATGCAGGCCTACTATGGAGAAAACAGAGGTTATCACTGCTTGCATAGCAAAGGGTCTCCCATCCTGGAAAGATGATTGTAGCTGTCGTACGGCTTCAGCTGCTATGCCTCCCTTCTTTAACACAGTAAATAGTACTTTAAAGGTCCCCCCATCTGGCGAAAGCTTCTTCTTAACTACCATTTCATGCAGCAATTCACCACACTCAACTAGTTGCCCATTGGTGGCATAGCATGCCATCACTTTATTATAAGTTACACAATCTCTCACTAAACCAGACTGTTTCATCTCTTCTGCAACTTCAATCGCCTCATCAAGCATGCCCATGTTCTTATAAACATACATCATGGTTGCAAATGTAACCCCATCAGCGCAATCTTTCTGTCTCAAAGAATCAAATATGGCTTTTGCTTCAGACAACATTCCGAATTCAGCATATATATTAAGCATACTATTGGATGCCACAACATCAGGACCGCCGTCCAACGTCTTCATCTTCTCATATAGTTGCTTTGCTCCTTCCACCGACCCAATTTTACCATATGCCTTAATCATGGAAGTTAAAATTATCTGGTTTGCCGAAATCCCAGAATCTTCCATGACATGGAAATAGTGCTTTGCTTCTTCAAGTTTGCCATCCTCTGCAAACGCATCAATTAACAACCCATAAACAAATTCATTTGGCTTTACATCTGCTTGTAACATTTCTTGGAACACATCAACTGCATCAGAGAGCCTCTTTGTCTTTGCAAAACTAGCAATAACAGCTGAGAAGGTTGAACATGAAGGTTTAAACCCTGCTTCCTGCATTTCAGCCAAAAGGTGTCCTGCATTATCTGCTAAATTGCCTCCAGCCAACATTTGGATAAGGGAGTTATATGTGCACTTGTCTGGCCATGTCCCTTGATTCCTCATACCCCTGAAGAGTGAGACAGCTTTGTCATATAGTGCAGCCTTACCATAAGCTTTGATCATGACATTGTACTCCAAAACATCCTTTTTCTGTTCACAGGCATCCCTGTTAGTGTAGAATAAAGCTTCAGCTTCAGCCCAAAGTCCCTTCTCTGCATATACATCTATCATAGCAGCATATGTCTGTGATGAAAACCCACCATATGATTGCAACTTCTCAACCAGGAGCTTTGCCCGTTCAGACAATCCTGCAGTAACATACATCTTAGCAAGTAATGGAAGAGAGCTTTCATCAATGTGCTTCTCCAACTTCTCCATTTCTTGAATCACAACCTCCACCTCCTCAACCATATTTCTTTCACTCAGTATTTTAAGGACAGTTCTATAGGTTACATCATCGGGAAAAAGACCTGCCTCTCTAATATTCCTATAGCACTGAAGAACTTCATCCATCTTCCCCATATCAGCATATagtgaaagaaaaatgttgTAAGTCTTTGTATCAGGAGGAATCCCCCTTTCCTCCATTTTGTTAAGCAAAGCCTCAGCCTCAGACAAATAACCCTGActaccacaaataaaaatcatggtaTTGAATGTAAAGGTATCCAGTGCCACACCAGCCTTCAACATATCAGCAAAAACATCTGCAGCATCCTTCAAGCGACCTGCTTTTCCATACAAGTCTATAAGAGTATTATAAGTAGCAGTGAGATGTGGTTTTCTCACGGAACTTTCCATATGCCTGAAATCCGCCAAAGAATGTGACCTTACCCCAGTTCGAAAAAGCTCACTCAACAAAAACTGTTTAAAACTAATAGCTTGTTCATCACCCATGTTATCCAAATCAAGATCTTCCAGTTCAATTTTCCCAAAACACCAATCCTTATAGAACCTGTCAGCCCTATCATATTCCCCTGCATCCTTCAAGACCTTAACAACGGTAGACATTGTGACTTCATCCGGAAAAATCCCTCTCAACTTCATATGTTTAATCCACAAAAGCGCCTCCTTCACCAGCCCCGCTTTTCCATAAACATCTACTAGCATTGAATACGTGTTATTTGTGGGCAAGACCCCCTTTTTTGCCATTTCAATCCAACAGAGCCTCAACTCATCCCATCTCCAAGCTCTACCCAGTGCCCGAAGCACAACATTATAGTGTATGACATTGGGTACATAATCTTTCTGTGACTTGAACCACTCAAAAACCCTCACAACCTTATCCCACTTACGTTGCTCTTTGAGAATCACTGTCTGCTCTTTGGGACTGAGCTTCCCATAGTACACATCAAGAGCCTTCTCAACATCCTTCTCCGCCTCCAAAGCACGCAAAACCGAAGGCAAAATGCCTccatacttcttttttttacccTTATTCACGTTCTTACTGGGTAAAGTTACAATCTTTGAATGACAATGAAGCTTAAACCCCACAGAATACCCATCTTTGCTGGGACTTTTCTTCTGGGCATGTGAATTTGTCGtgtgttttttaaaactatCCAAAGCCAGGGGATTACTGCGTGACTTGAACCCCAGAAAAAGCTTAGAATTAGAAATAGAGGAAAGGGTTTGATGCTTACATGATGAAGGTGAACCGATGTAAGCTCGAGCTGCAAATCTGAGCTCTGTGGAAGAACCAACGCAGGTCTGCAACATCATTTTTAagtcttattttttattctaatactGGCAGCGGAACTTCTCTCACAGAGGAATGAATTAGTTGCAGAAACGGTGGCTTTCACTTATACCTGAGATACTGAAGAAGCTAGAACTTCTCTATACTTCAATCCCTCCAACTGCGGGAAATGCGAAAGCTGCAAATGAAGCCCTAGCTTTCAAAGAATATTCATCATTGCTCTCAGTCTCTAATACCTGCTTTTTATCGAGGGGAAACAGTTTGGAGTCTGCTCGATTGCGAGTATGAAATATAGCCAAGAGCTGCAAAGAGAATAAAgtgtttcttcttttctttttcttcctcagATTTTATTGAAATCGAGATTTTAATGGCTTAGCCCGTAAAATTCTATTCATTCATCAATATtggattcaattttaatataatttatgtcgTTCCAACTCGGTTCAAATTGGTACgtcaaatacaattttttgtcAGATTTTCGTTTAGAAAACCATTCACTAAAATATGTCTATGATTAACTATTTGGCAGGCTGTGGGAATAGTCGAAGCCATATCCAATCGAAAAAGGATGTTATCCAAATgcatttcaaataattataataaatttaattttatcactttcataatgatttgtgtatgactctttaggttcaccttcaattaaatttatctccctctactttttaaaatgaagcaatttacctccttatacagggaggtaaattgcttcattttaaaaatcataagagagtaaattcttctattttaaaaaatatatgtaggtaaatcgctatatattttttcataaaggtgtaatttgctcatttgcgatatcacgaAGGGGTTGCctgcatttttttctaactaattATGAAATTGAGAATCCAAACgttataatactttttaaataaattatggtataattaataatttcataatcagTAATGTAACCACTCAGCCAAACTGCGCCTTAATCATTAAGTTACAACTGCTGGATTTTGTAAAAGTAGTGGACAGTTTTATCCGTTCacattgaattggattaaatacacATTGCCCCGTCTCAATTATTATTGAGGTAACATTTACTCCATAAACTAATAGTATAGCACTACCTCccttaaattgattaattggACAGTTGCTTTCCATGCCATGAATAGTTATATAGTTCTTATTATACTTTagtacagaaaaatatttgataaaattatatcaaaagtaaagtaatatattaatataatagattcacaataaatatgatattccTAATGAttcatattgatttttgtaatgaaattGATGTCACTAAATGTGTTTCTTccgaataagaaaaaaattaattatatttaagatgcaaataataaaaagaaaaactcttTGTACTACAGTTATATAGAATATAAGggcaattttatccaaatatttagtAGTAGAGGACTTAATATTACACGAGTTAGTTTAGAGGGAGAATGCAACCTCAACAACAATTGAGTCTGCAAAGTGTATTCAACCTTGATAgattgttcttttatttttttttctctcttttctggacgaataaattattaaaataatcttaAGATCTGAagaaatttttgttgttgaattTGGAAAATCCGCACAAAACTTCCCTTACTTGTAATTCTATGTTTAGTCTCATCAAAAGCTTAATGGAAGatcaaagagaaaaataatgtatatacaTCATTGTATAAGatctttctttaaataaatagataatatagTTTATGTGTGCGTACTATGCatttaataagtataatacaaaatacaatagaattttcaataaaagatGGATAAATTCATATGCTTTGAAAGGCAATTTTCTTGATAAGAATTCACAAGACTTATGGGTTTTTTCCGTGGACATTTACACTATGTTTACATCTTGGAATTTAAATAGAAGAACTACTTAAAGGAAATGACATACTTTACAGATTtgaactttttgttttgtatttcatatatattgcTTTCCCTGCATCTATCTCACCAAAATCCACCACACCCAATTGCTAAGATGATATACACTAGCTAACAGTCCGCCAATGGTAACAAGCCTCAAGCTTAAAGCACGTgcctaaataaaatatcatctGTGCGAACCaacgaaaaattaaattaaaaaaaaaacaaagaagtaCAGAAACTACATAATCAAAAGGAGCAAAAACCACCATCTTGATATTTTctaaaggaataattacacctaAATTCCTGACGTAtggattatttatataaattacccTTGccgtttaaaaattatacacacatCAGAAATATCATCATTTATCCAAAGTATCCataactttttaataaattacacatccacccccaaaaaataatttgtgtaaataaaccaaggtgttaatgtaattatccctttccTAAATAATAAGAGAGTGAAGTTATTTACACAGTAATTAAGCAGAAGAACAAATGCAACAATATGTAGTGATATTTCGATTTAAATCTCCCTGGCGTGGACAACGGAATCATGTTCAAGATTGAGGGAGGAAACTTGTGATGGAATTCGAGCATGAGAAAAGTTATAAGTTAACAAGCAAAAATCAATGCCCAAAAATTCAAGGAAACCGAGT encodes:
- the LOC105167369 gene encoding pentatricopeptide repeat-containing protein At1g73710, which gives rise to MMLQTCVGSSTELRFAARAYIGSPSSCKHQTLSSISNSKLFLGFKSRSNPLALDSFKKHTTNSHAQKKSPSKDGYSVGFKLHCHSKIVTLPSKNVNKGKKKKYGGILPSVLRALEAEKDVEKALDVYYGKLSPKEQTVILKEQRKWDKVVRVFEWFKSQKDYVPNVIHYNVVLRALGRAWRWDELRLCWIEMAKKGVLPTNNTYSMLVDVYGKAGLVKEALLWIKHMKLRGIFPDEVTMSTVVKVLKDAGEYDRADRFYKDWCFGKIELEDLDLDNMGDEQAISFKQFLLSELFRTGVRSHSLADFRHMESSVRKPHLTATYNTLIDLYGKAGRLKDAADVFADMLKAGVALDTFTFNTMIFICGSQGYLSEAEALLNKMEERGIPPDTKTYNIFLSLYADMGKMDEVLQCYRNIREAGLFPDDVTYRTVLKILSERNMVEEVEVVIQEMEKLEKHIDESSLPLLAKMYVTAGLSERAKLLVEKLQSYGGFSSQTYAAMIDVYAEKGLWAEAEALFYTNRDACEQKKDVLEYNVMIKAYGKAALYDKAVSLFRGMRNQGTWPDKCTYNSLIQMLAGGNLADNAGHLLAEMQEAGFKPSCSTFSAVIASFAKTKRLSDAVDVFQEMLQADVKPNEFVYGLLIDAFAEDGKLEEAKHYFHVMEDSGISANQIILTSMIKAYGKIGSVEGAKQLYEKMKTLDGGPDVVASNSMLNIYAEFGMLSEAKAIFDSLRQKDCADGVTFATMMYVYKNMGMLDEAIEVAEEMKQSGLVRDCVTYNKVMACYATNGQLVECGELLHEMVVKKKLSPDGGTFKVLFTVLKKGGIAAEAVRQLQSSFQDGRPFAMQAVITSVFSIVGLHAYALESCGTFRKEDVGFSSFAYNAAIRAYVAYGKIDEALNMFMKMQDEGLEPDIVTLINLVNCYGKAGMVEGVKRIHSQLKYGAVEPNESLYKAVIEAYKNANRHELAELVSQEMKFASEAQQFTDSETEDPDETSLPQ
- the LOC105167368 gene encoding pentatricopeptide repeat-containing protein At1g03540; this translates as MMKLFFKRNYTSLSQTHCKHYHSTASQIIQLCRAGSVSDAILLLSSINSTRNAVSKPIIYATVVHACTKSLHFTVGLQLHCHLVKSGLETDRFVGNSLLALYFKLGSDFNDTRKLFDGLRYKDVVSWSSIISGYIRVGRPRNAIELYLEMLGFDIEPNAFTLSAVIKACSEVGEFKIGKCLHGVVVRCGFESNEVIVAALIDMYGRSSAPSECRQLFDEMLEPDAVCCTSVISALTRCDLYRHALGMFYLMCRKHGFFPDWFTFGSALTALGNLERLKQGKEVHAQVVTGGFHGNVFVDSSLVDMYAKFGMVEESQRVFDRMERKNSVSWCALLGGYCRKGEFQVVIELFRNIEKDLYSFGTVLRACAGLAAEKLGKEVHCQYLKRGSWRDVVVESALVDLYAKCGCVDFAYRIFLKMPVKNLITWNSMIGGFAQNGRGREAVRIFDQMIQERVKPDYISFIEVLFACSHSGLVDQGRKYFISMYNDYGLKAGSEHYSCMVDLLGRAGKIEEAEDLIVKSEFRNNPSLWAALLGACATTTNPTVAERIAKKMIELKPDYHLSYVLLANVYRAVGRWKDSHKIWNQMQKRGVKKLPGKSWIDNSNLNLCFV